The Paraburkholderia sp. ZP32-5 genome includes a window with the following:
- a CDS encoding C39 family peptidase → MTGLKVFPALRFVVALAGCALCADYAAAQSSIDTSTLMGVPLKKPIRSMKDLRYSHVVSQQFDYSCGAAALATLLKYGYGIDIPETELISRMMVFSTPEVVVKNGFSMLDMKHFVETIGLRGRGFRVNVDALHHLQIPVMVLMNIDGYEHFVIVKHAQDGRVFIADPALGNRIVLEEDFAKTWNGLVFAVLGKPFREDSPLLQDNESLALKLRANALAAGTAATPFFEYGLNKADMF, encoded by the coding sequence ATGACCGGGTTGAAGGTGTTCCCGGCGCTACGTTTCGTCGTGGCGCTGGCAGGCTGCGCGCTGTGCGCGGATTACGCCGCCGCACAGTCGAGCATCGACACGTCCACGTTGATGGGCGTGCCGCTGAAAAAACCGATCCGTTCGATGAAAGACCTGCGCTACAGCCATGTCGTCAGTCAGCAGTTCGACTACAGCTGCGGCGCGGCGGCGCTCGCCACCCTCCTCAAGTACGGCTACGGGATCGACATTCCGGAAACCGAACTGATCAGCCGGATGATGGTTTTCTCCACGCCGGAAGTCGTCGTCAAGAACGGCTTTTCGATGCTCGACATGAAGCACTTCGTCGAGACCATCGGTCTGCGCGGCCGCGGTTTTCGCGTCAACGTCGACGCGCTCCACCACCTTCAGATCCCCGTGATGGTCCTGATGAACATCGACGGGTACGAGCATTTCGTGATCGTCAAGCATGCGCAGGACGGCCGCGTGTTCATCGCGGATCCGGCGCTCGGCAATCGCATCGTGCTCGAAGAGGACTTCGCGAAGACCTGGAACGGTCTCGTGTTCGCGGTCCTCGGCAAACCCTTCAGGGAGGATTCACCGCTGTTGCAGGACAACGAGTCGCTCGCGTTGAAGCTGCGCGCCAACGCGCTAGCAGCCGGCACCGCCGCGACGCCCTTTTTCGAGTACGGCTTGAACAAGGCAGACATGTTCTGA
- a CDS encoding peptidase C39, with translation MKSLLNPLGFVLCAAACGASGVAYASDGAASPPTLELSAPRDPAAAPLKVQLVGDDVLATQTGKYAGATMISGFVLNVISQWHLPNGVNALAEGSLSATRNRAGQMTSSVSTSASVTGGSYGRGGHGGHAGNGGDWGANPNASVSGGQSISVNGVSQITQVAGDRNSGTNSALIDFSNSAMTPAGPATAPSAMASNSTGSVKAGISFGSGGVSVALQTPAGLATQTIAPGSGQIAQLLQIAGNNQQVANALQLHLQTQQMSAAMLRQLGVLQALQNRR, from the coding sequence ATGAAGTCACTCCTCAATCCGCTCGGGTTCGTCCTCTGCGCCGCCGCCTGCGGCGCAAGCGGCGTGGCCTATGCGTCGGACGGCGCCGCCTCGCCGCCGACGCTCGAGCTTTCCGCGCCGCGCGATCCCGCGGCCGCGCCGCTCAAGGTGCAGCTCGTCGGCGACGACGTGCTCGCGACCCAGACCGGCAAGTACGCCGGCGCGACGATGATCTCCGGCTTCGTGCTCAACGTCATTTCGCAATGGCACTTGCCCAACGGCGTCAACGCGCTCGCCGAGGGATCGCTCAGCGCCACGCGTAACCGCGCCGGCCAGATGACGAGTTCCGTCAGCACGTCGGCGAGCGTAACCGGCGGCTCGTACGGCCGCGGCGGCCACGGTGGCCATGCGGGCAACGGCGGCGATTGGGGCGCCAACCCCAATGCGTCCGTCAGCGGCGGCCAGAGCATCAGCGTGAACGGCGTGTCGCAGATCACCCAGGTGGCCGGCGACCGCAACAGCGGCACCAACTCAGCGTTGATCGATTTCAGCAACAGCGCGATGACACCCGCCGGCCCCGCCACCGCACCGTCGGCGATGGCCAGCAATTCGACCGGCTCGGTAAAAGCCGGCATTTCGTTCGGCAGCGGCGGCGTCAGCGTCGCGCTGCAGACACCCGCTGGGCTCGCCACCCAGACTATCGCGCCGGGCAGCGGACAGATCGCCCAGCTGCTGCAGATTGCAGGCAATAACCAGCAAGTCGCCAACGCCCTGCAACTGCATCTGCAAACCCAGCAGATGTCGGCCGCGATGCTTCGCCAGCTCGGCGTACTACAGGCACTGCAAAACAGGAGATGA
- a CDS encoding sigma 54-interacting transcriptional regulator, producing the protein MRESPHLTSVGSVAAAGSHLSLASPKERGGALPADASAYLPTSSPTDSSADSAAHSLADGAPDLPMAAVRRVAACAAAPAEHAQLERQLLYVARTPDETLVAHLKSRGWRVVAARSAHELGRLVKPDMACAGIVDLASFAPRDIGGLETSLRQQQVGWIALASAERLNDPLVRRLVRHYCFDFVKLPVAHATIDYLAAHAFGMVTLCDPEVAPPVSESGDEEMVGTCEAMQQLFRTIRKVANTDASVFISGESGTGKELTALAIHERSPRRKAMFTAINCGAIPHHLLQSELFGYERGAFTGANQRKIGSVEAADGGTLFLDEIGDLPLESQASLLRFLQEGKIERLGGRESIPVDVRIISATHVDLDCAMRDGQFRADLFHRLCVLRVDEPPLRARGKDIEILAHHILHKFKTDNARKIRGFTPSAIEALYNYNWPGNVRELINRVRRAIVMAENKLISAEDLDLAGFTEQESMTLTQVREAAEKRAIEAALLRHRHRLNEAATDLNISRVTLYRLMGVHGLREPGGADDKGAPAADEPARG; encoded by the coding sequence GTGCGTGAATCACCTCATCTGACCAGTGTGGGCTCCGTGGCGGCAGCGGGATCGCATCTGTCGCTCGCGTCGCCGAAGGAGCGCGGCGGTGCGCTGCCCGCCGATGCATCTGCTTATTTGCCGACCAGCTCACCCACCGATTCATCAGCCGACTCGGCCGCTCATTCGCTGGCGGACGGCGCGCCGGATCTGCCGATGGCGGCGGTGCGCCGCGTAGCCGCCTGCGCGGCCGCGCCCGCCGAACATGCGCAACTCGAGCGCCAGTTGCTGTACGTCGCGCGCACGCCGGACGAAACCCTCGTCGCGCATCTGAAAAGCCGCGGCTGGCGGGTCGTTGCCGCGCGCTCCGCGCACGAACTCGGCCGGCTCGTGAAGCCCGATATGGCCTGCGCGGGCATCGTCGATCTGGCGAGCTTCGCGCCGCGCGACATCGGCGGGCTCGAGACCAGCCTGCGTCAGCAGCAGGTCGGCTGGATCGCGCTCGCGAGCGCCGAGCGGCTCAACGATCCGCTGGTGCGGCGGCTGGTGCGCCACTACTGCTTCGACTTCGTCAAGCTGCCGGTCGCGCACGCGACGATCGATTACCTCGCCGCCCACGCGTTCGGCATGGTCACGCTGTGCGATCCGGAAGTCGCGCCGCCCGTCAGCGAATCCGGCGACGAGGAAATGGTCGGCACCTGCGAGGCGATGCAGCAGCTCTTTCGGACGATCCGCAAGGTCGCGAACACCGACGCGAGCGTGTTCATCTCCGGCGAATCGGGCACCGGCAAGGAGCTGACCGCGCTCGCGATCCACGAGCGCTCGCCGCGCCGCAAGGCGATGTTCACGGCGATCAACTGCGGCGCGATTCCGCATCATCTGCTGCAATCGGAGCTGTTCGGCTACGAGCGCGGCGCGTTTACCGGCGCGAATCAGCGCAAGATCGGCAGCGTCGAAGCCGCCGATGGCGGCACGCTGTTTCTCGACGAAATCGGCGATCTACCGCTGGAGAGCCAGGCGAGCCTGCTGCGCTTCCTGCAGGAAGGCAAGATCGAGCGGCTGGGCGGGCGCGAGTCGATTCCGGTCGACGTGCGGATCATCTCGGCGACTCACGTCGATCTCGACTGCGCGATGCGCGACGGCCAGTTCCGCGCCGACCTGTTTCATCGGCTGTGCGTGCTGCGCGTCGACGAGCCGCCGCTGCGCGCGCGCGGCAAGGACATCGAAATTCTCGCGCATCACATCCTGCACAAGTTCAAGACCGACAACGCGCGCAAGATTCGCGGCTTCACGCCGTCGGCAATCGAAGCGCTTTACAACTACAACTGGCCAGGCAATGTGCGCGAGTTGATCAACCGCGTGCGCCGCGCGATCGTAATGGCCGAGAACAAGCTGATTTCCGCCGAGGATCTCGATCTGGCCGGCTTCACCGAGCAGGAAAGCATGACGCTCACGCAGGTGCGCGAGGCCGCGGAGAAACGCGCGATCGAGGCGGCATTGCTGCGCCATCGGCACCGCCTGAACGAGGCGGCGACGGACTTGAATATTTCGCGGGTCACGCTGTATCGGTTGATGGGCGTGCATGGCTTGCGCGAGCCGGGTGGCGCCGATGACAAGGGAGCACCGGCGGCGGACGAGCCGGCGCGGGGGTGA
- a CDS encoding dihydrofolate reductase, whose protein sequence is MTTLTLIVARASNGVIGRDNELPWRLPEDLRFFKRTTMGAPIIMGRKTHESIGRPLPGRRNIVVTRDASRRFQGCDTATNLDDALRLAAQDQAPQAFLIGGAQLYEEGLRHADKLIVTEIAADFDGDATFPAIDKNLWEEIAREAHHSNAPNDFDYAFVTYQRRDV, encoded by the coding sequence ATGACGACGCTCACCCTGATCGTCGCTCGCGCCAGTAACGGCGTGATCGGCCGCGACAACGAGTTGCCCTGGCGACTGCCCGAAGACCTCAGGTTCTTCAAGCGCACGACGATGGGCGCGCCCATCATCATGGGGCGCAAGACGCATGAGTCGATCGGCCGGCCACTTCCGGGACGCCGCAATATCGTCGTGACGCGCGATGCCTCACGGCGCTTTCAGGGTTGCGACACCGCCACCAATCTCGACGACGCGCTGCGGCTCGCCGCGCAGGATCAGGCGCCGCAAGCGTTTCTGATTGGCGGCGCGCAGTTGTACGAGGAAGGGCTGCGTCACGCGGACAAGCTGATCGTCACCGAGATTGCCGCCGACTTCGACGGCGACGCGACCTTCCCCGCGATCGACAAAAACCTGTGGGAAGAGATCGCGCGCGAAGCGCATCACTCGAACGCGCCGAACGATTTCGACTACGCGTTCGTCACGTATCAGCGCCGGGACGTCTGA
- the pmbA gene encoding metalloprotease PmbA — protein MAADMDVKQRFFPHTQDELKEIASDILRHAKALGGTDAATEISEGDGLSVSVRRGEVETIEHNRDKMVGVTVFIGNKRGNASTSDFSPQALKDTVAAAYNIARFTAEDDCAGLAEAELLETAPRDLDLYHPWNLSADEAVEIARRAEDAAFATDPQIKNSEGASVSAQHSQFVLATSRGFLAGYPYSRHYIACAPIAGSGRNMQRDDWYTSTRSADELANPEAVGRYAAQRALARIGARGLDTRKVPVLFEAPLAAGLLGAFVQATSGGALYRKTSFLVDSLGKPVFAPHVQVVEDPHVARAMGSAPFDEEGVRTRQRSVVKDGVVEGYFLSTYSARKLGMQTTGNAGGSHNLSLLSSNTRPEDDFEEMLKKLGTGLLLTELMGQGVNYVTGDYSRGASGFWVENGKIQYPVEEITVASTLQEMFRHIVAIGSDTITRGTKQIGSVLIEKMTIAGQ, from the coding sequence ATGGCAGCAGACATGGACGTCAAGCAGCGCTTTTTTCCGCATACCCAGGATGAACTGAAGGAAATCGCCTCGGACATCCTCCGTCACGCGAAGGCGCTCGGCGGCACCGACGCCGCAACCGAAATCTCCGAGGGCGACGGCCTGTCGGTCTCGGTGCGCCGCGGCGAAGTCGAGACGATCGAGCACAACCGCGACAAGATGGTCGGCGTGACGGTGTTCATCGGCAACAAGCGCGGCAACGCGAGCACGTCGGACTTCTCGCCGCAGGCATTGAAAGATACGGTCGCGGCGGCCTACAACATCGCGCGCTTCACCGCCGAAGACGATTGCGCGGGCCTCGCCGAAGCCGAACTGCTCGAAACCGCACCGCGCGATCTCGATCTGTATCACCCGTGGAATCTGTCCGCCGACGAAGCGGTCGAAATCGCGCGCCGCGCCGAAGACGCCGCGTTCGCGACCGATCCGCAAATCAAGAACTCGGAAGGCGCGAGCGTATCGGCGCAGCACTCGCAGTTCGTGCTGGCGACCTCGCGCGGCTTCCTCGCCGGCTATCCGTATTCGCGCCACTACATCGCGTGCGCGCCGATCGCCGGCAGCGGCCGCAACATGCAGCGCGACGACTGGTACACGTCGACGCGCAGCGCCGACGAACTCGCGAATCCCGAAGCGGTCGGCCGCTATGCCGCGCAGCGCGCGCTCGCGCGTATCGGCGCGCGCGGGCTCGATACGCGCAAGGTGCCGGTGCTGTTCGAGGCGCCGCTCGCGGCCGGTCTGCTCGGCGCATTCGTGCAGGCGACGAGCGGCGGTGCGCTGTATCGCAAGACTTCGTTCCTGGTCGACAGTCTCGGCAAGCCGGTGTTCGCGCCGCACGTGCAGGTAGTCGAGGATCCGCACGTCGCGCGCGCGATGGGCAGCGCGCCGTTCGACGAAGAAGGCGTGCGCACGCGCCAGCGCTCGGTCGTCAAGGATGGTGTGGTCGAGGGCTACTTCCTGTCCACGTACTCGGCGCGCAAGCTCGGCATGCAGACCACCGGCAACGCGGGCGGCTCGCACAATCTGTCGCTGCTCAGCAGCAACACGCGTCCTGAAGACGACTTCGAGGAAATGCTGAAAAAACTCGGCACCGGTCTGCTGCTGACCGAACTGATGGGGCAGGGCGTCAACTACGTGACCGGCGACTACTCGCGCGGTGCGTCGGGCTTCTGGGTCGAGAACGGCAAGATCCAGTATCCGGTCGAGGAAATCACGGTCGCGAGCACGCTGCAGGAGATGTTCCGCCATATCGTCGCGATCGGCTCGGACACGATCACGCGCGGCACGAAGCAGATCGGCTCGGTGCTGATCGAGAAGATGACGATCGCGGGGCAGTAA
- the yjgA gene encoding ribosome biogenesis factor YjgA encodes MTRKTRIQPIESVVTEVDENGYDRPSKSQVKREMQALQDLGSELIALPKDALKRMPMPEKLDDAVREARRITDHEGKRRQVQYVGRVMRSLLDTETAALRTALDTYKGVNKAETAKLHWIERTREKLLADDAALTEFIRRHPNADPQEGRTLIRNARKEAQQNKPPRYFRELFQWIKSAAGADDEADAGDAHHADLPPEDDDDDREA; translated from the coding sequence ATGACACGCAAAACCCGCATTCAACCGATCGAATCCGTCGTGACGGAAGTCGACGAGAACGGTTACGACCGTCCGAGCAAATCCCAGGTCAAGCGCGAAATGCAGGCGCTGCAGGATCTGGGCTCGGAGCTGATCGCGCTGCCCAAGGACGCGCTCAAGCGCATGCCGATGCCTGAAAAGCTCGACGATGCGGTGCGCGAGGCGCGCCGCATCACCGATCACGAGGGCAAGCGCCGCCAGGTGCAGTACGTCGGCCGCGTGATGCGCTCGCTGCTGGACACGGAAACCGCCGCGCTGCGCACCGCGCTCGACACCTACAAGGGCGTCAACAAGGCGGAAACGGCGAAGCTGCACTGGATCGAACGCACTCGCGAGAAACTGCTCGCTGACGACGCCGCGCTGACCGAATTCATCCGCCGGCATCCGAACGCCGATCCGCAAGAGGGCCGCACGCTGATCCGCAACGCGCGCAAGGAAGCGCAGCAGAACAAGCCGCCGCGCTACTTCCGCGAACTGTTCCAGTGGATCAAGAGCGCGGCCGGCGCGGACGATGAGGCCGATGCCGGCGACGCGCATCACGCAGACCTCCCTCCGGAAGACGACGATGACGACCGCGAAGCCTGA
- the mog gene encoding molybdopterin adenylyltransferase: MTTAKPEQRTQRNHPDEIVIGLVSISDRASTGQYEDKGIPALQDWLGAALSSPWQAVTRLIQDDAPTISATLIELVDELGCDLVLTTGGTGPARRDVTPEATLAVGTKEMPGFGEQMRQISLNFVPTAILSRQAAVIRETAGHAALIINLPGQPKSIRETLEGLRDANDANTVKVPGIFTAVPYCIDLIGGPYVETNADVVKAFRPKSAVRAPRQG, from the coding sequence ATGACGACCGCGAAGCCTGAGCAACGCACGCAGCGCAACCATCCCGATGAAATCGTGATCGGCCTCGTGTCGATCAGCGATCGCGCGTCGACTGGCCAGTATGAGGACAAGGGCATCCCGGCGCTGCAGGACTGGCTCGGCGCGGCACTGAGCTCGCCATGGCAGGCGGTCACCCGGCTGATTCAGGACGACGCGCCGACGATCTCGGCAACACTCATCGAACTGGTCGACGAACTCGGCTGCGATCTGGTGCTGACCACGGGCGGCACCGGCCCGGCGCGCCGCGACGTGACGCCGGAGGCAACGCTTGCGGTCGGGACGAAGGAAATGCCCGGCTTCGGCGAGCAGATGCGGCAGATCAGCCTGAATTTCGTGCCGACCGCGATCCTGTCGCGCCAGGCTGCGGTAATCCGCGAAACGGCCGGGCATGCCGCGCTGATCATCAATCTGCCGGGGCAGCCGAAGTCGATCAGGGAAACGCTCGAAGGCCTGCGCGATGCCAATGATGCCAACACGGTCAAGGTGCCGGGGATTTTCACCGCGGTGCCCTACTGCATCGACCTGATCGGCGGCCCGTATGTGGAAACCAACGCCGACGTGGTGAAGGCGTTCCGGCCGAAGAGCGCGGTGCGCGCTCCACGGCAGGGTTAG
- the orn gene encoding oligoribonuclease, translating into MTDILAFTEQPPLVRSDMNLVWLDMEMTGLEPDTDRIIEIAVVVTNSTLDRMVEGPVLAIHQSDETLAKMDEWNQNTHGRSGLIGRVKASTVSEADATEQIREFLGQYVPPGKSPMCGNSICQDRRFMARWMPDLERFFHYRNLDVSTLKELCRRWQPAIYKGFQKRAMHTALADIHESIDELKYYREHFLVPSQPAPDAAASDK; encoded by the coding sequence ATGACTGACATCCTCGCATTCACCGAACAGCCGCCGCTCGTGCGCAGCGACATGAATCTCGTCTGGCTGGACATGGAAATGACCGGGCTCGAGCCCGACACTGACCGCATCATCGAGATCGCGGTCGTGGTAACGAATTCGACGCTCGACAGGATGGTCGAAGGGCCGGTGCTCGCGATTCATCAGAGCGACGAGACGCTGGCGAAAATGGATGAGTGGAATCAGAACACGCATGGCCGCTCGGGACTGATCGGCCGCGTGAAGGCGTCGACGGTCAGCGAAGCCGACGCCACCGAGCAGATCCGCGAATTTCTCGGCCAGTACGTGCCGCCGGGCAAATCGCCGATGTGCGGCAACTCGATCTGCCAGGACCGCCGCTTCATGGCGCGCTGGATGCCGGATCTGGAGCGTTTCTTCCACTATCGCAACCTCGACGTGAGCACGCTGAAGGAATTGTGCCGCCGCTGGCAGCCGGCTATTTACAAGGGTTTCCAGAAGCGCGCGATGCATACGGCGCTGGCCGATATCCACGAGTCGATCGACGAACTGAAGTACTACCGCGAGCACTTCCTCGTGCCGTCGCAGCCGGCCCCGGACGCCGCCGCGAGCGACAAATAA
- a CDS encoding M48 family metallopeptidase has product MPTLYFTVLFVVAVVAMVGTKLWLASRQIRFVAAHREQVPSQFATTIALTAHQRAADYTVERTRLAMIEIVVGAAVLIWLTLLGGVQMLDFAISDWLGRDYVDQIALVAAVIAITSAIDLPFDYYRQFVVEQRFGFNRMSKRLFVLDRVKGTLLGIAFGLPLLFVVLWLMNRAGDLWWLWAWVVWVAFQMFGLLIFPTFIAPLFNKFEPLKDEALVNRIEALMKRCGFAAKGLFVMDGSRRSAHGNAYFTGFGASKRIVFFDTLLARLSGREIEAVLAHELGHFKRRHVMKRMLVTFAISLAMLALLGWLSRCVWFYEGLGVRPSLVGGNSGLALILFFLALPVFMFFVTPLGSLSSRKHEFEADAFAATQTDAQDLVNALVKLYEDNASTLTPDPLYTAFYYSHPPASQRIDRLLRHA; this is encoded by the coding sequence ATGCCTACCCTGTACTTCACCGTCCTGTTCGTCGTCGCCGTCGTAGCGATGGTCGGCACCAAACTCTGGCTCGCGTCGCGGCAGATCCGCTTCGTTGCCGCCCACCGCGAACAGGTGCCGAGCCAGTTCGCGACCACCATCGCGCTCACCGCGCATCAGCGCGCGGCCGATTACACCGTCGAGCGCACGCGGCTCGCGATGATCGAGATCGTCGTCGGCGCGGCCGTGCTGATCTGGCTCACGCTGCTCGGCGGCGTGCAGATGCTCGATTTCGCGATCTCCGACTGGCTCGGCCGCGACTACGTCGACCAGATCGCGCTCGTCGCCGCCGTGATCGCGATCACCAGCGCGATCGATCTGCCATTCGATTACTACCGGCAATTCGTGGTCGAGCAACGCTTCGGCTTTAACCGCATGAGCAAGCGCCTGTTCGTGCTCGATCGCGTGAAGGGCACGCTGCTCGGCATCGCGTTCGGTCTGCCGCTGCTGTTTGTCGTGCTGTGGCTGATGAACCGCGCGGGCGATCTCTGGTGGCTGTGGGCGTGGGTCGTGTGGGTCGCGTTCCAGATGTTCGGCCTGTTGATTTTCCCGACCTTTATCGCGCCGCTGTTCAACAAGTTCGAGCCGCTGAAGGACGAAGCGCTCGTCAACCGCATCGAGGCATTGATGAAGCGCTGCGGCTTCGCCGCGAAGGGCCTGTTCGTGATGGACGGCAGCCGCCGCTCGGCGCATGGCAACGCGTACTTCACCGGCTTCGGCGCGAGCAAGCGCATCGTGTTCTTCGACACGCTGCTCGCGCGTCTGTCTGGCCGCGAAATCGAAGCGGTGCTCGCGCACGAACTCGGCCACTTCAAGCGCCGTCATGTGATGAAACGCATGCTCGTCACGTTCGCGATCAGCCTCGCGATGCTCGCGCTGCTCGGCTGGCTGTCGCGCTGCGTATGGTTCTACGAGGGGCTCGGCGTGCGGCCGTCGCTCGTCGGCGGCAATAGCGGGCTCGCACTGATACTGTTTTTCCTCGCGCTGCCGGTGTTCATGTTCTTCGTCACGCCGCTCGGCAGCCTCAGCTCGCGCAAGCACGAGTTCGAAGCCGATGCGTTCGCCGCGACGCAGACCGACGCGCAGGATCTCGTCAACGCGCTCGTCAAGCTGTATGAGGACAACGCGTCGACGCTGACGCCCGATCCGCTCTATACCGCGTTCTACTATTCGCATCCGCCGGCCTCGCAGCGGATCGATCGACTGTTGCGGCACGCATGA
- the rsgA gene encoding ribosome small subunit-dependent GTPase A, with amino-acid sequence MSGRAPKKTARASAAAAGAHGARIGGLVVAAHGRHYLVAPEHGGALLQCFPRGKRSEVAVGDRVIYEPTSADQGVIVEIGERRNLLYRSDQYKSKLFAANLDQLLIVLATEPHFSEDLLGRALVAAEANELKPLIVLNKIDVTDALDGARRRLEPYRALGYPVLEVSIRMQPDTARAALTEHLHGHATLLLGQSGMGKSTLVNLLIPDADVATREISTALNSGRHTTTFTRLYPLPANDGAAAVIGSAGALIDSPGFQEFGLHHLTEGRLERAFPEFRPLLPNCRFYNCHHLHEPGCAILEAVADGRIRRERHALYAQLVHEASQIVR; translated from the coding sequence ATGAGCGGCCGCGCCCCGAAGAAGACGGCGCGCGCTTCAGCCGCCGCGGCCGGCGCGCACGGCGCGCGCATCGGCGGGCTCGTAGTCGCCGCGCATGGCCGCCACTATCTGGTCGCGCCCGAGCACGGCGGCGCGCTGCTGCAATGCTTTCCGCGCGGCAAGCGCAGCGAGGTCGCGGTCGGTGATCGCGTGATCTACGAGCCGACTTCCGCGGACCAGGGCGTGATCGTCGAAATCGGCGAGCGGCGCAACCTGCTGTATCGCTCGGATCAGTACAAGTCGAAGCTGTTCGCCGCGAATCTCGATCAGTTGCTGATCGTGCTCGCGACCGAGCCGCATTTCAGCGAGGATCTGCTCGGCCGCGCACTCGTCGCCGCCGAGGCGAACGAGTTGAAGCCGCTGATCGTGCTGAACAAGATCGACGTCACCGACGCTCTGGACGGCGCGCGCAGGCGGCTCGAACCGTATCGCGCGCTCGGCTATCCGGTGCTCGAAGTGTCGATCCGGATGCAGCCCGACACCGCACGCGCGGCACTGACCGAGCATTTGCACGGTCACGCGACGCTGCTGCTCGGCCAGTCGGGGATGGGCAAGTCGACGCTCGTGAACCTGTTGATTCCGGATGCCGATGTCGCGACACGCGAGATTTCGACCGCGCTGAACAGCGGGCGTCATACCACGACGTTCACGCGGCTCTATCCGCTGCCGGCCAATGACGGCGCGGCGGCCGTCATCGGTTCGGCTGGAGCGCTGATCGATTCGCCGGGCTTCCAGGAGTTCGGCTTGCATCACCTGACCGAAGGGCGGCTCGAGCGCGCGTTCCCCGAGTTCCGGCCGCTGCTGCCAAACTGCCGCTTCTATAACTGCCATCATCTGCACGAACCCGGCTGCGCGATTCTCGAAGCGGTCGCCGACGGCCGCATCCGTCGCGAACGGCATGCGCTGTATGCGCAGCTCGTGCATGAGGCAAGCCAGATCGTCCGCTGA
- a CDS encoding putative signal transducing protein, whose amino-acid sequence MKLMCAPNLITGQHWVNVLATAGIACELHNRYLNGALGEIPADQCAPELWLVDERDEAIARRLIEAASRGPAADAPGWQCQQCGEMLEAQFTVCWQCGTERDPLKG is encoded by the coding sequence ATGAAGCTGATGTGCGCGCCGAACCTGATTACCGGGCAGCATTGGGTCAACGTACTCGCGACCGCGGGCATCGCGTGCGAACTGCATAACCGCTATTTGAACGGCGCGCTGGGCGAGATTCCGGCCGATCAGTGCGCGCCGGAACTGTGGCTCGTCGACGAGCGCGATGAAGCAATCGCACGGCGTTTGATCGAAGCGGCATCGCGAGGACCCGCGGCGGACGCGCCGGGCTGGCAGTGTCAGCAATGCGGCGAGATGCTGGAGGCGCAGTTCACCGTGTGCTGGCAATGCGGGACGGAAAGAGATCCGTTGAAGGGGTGA
- a CDS encoding CobD/CbiB family protein: MTFFSVLLALIIEQIRALSPTNPVSALLQYHAESAAHGFDAGKQRHGLLAWLVVVVPWTLVVALVYYVLYHIHFLLAFAWNVVVLYLTLGFRQFSHYFTDIHLALNNDDVPRAREILNEWTGLDTVDMPVSEIVRHTLIHAVVASHRHVFGVFFWFLIPFGPAGAVLYRCAEYLARAWARPADDRTVAFSSFAQRAFFVIDWVPARLTSLGFAIVGNFEDAIYAWRNHARQWPNANDGVLLAAGSGALGARLAGPLAEPSSLDALATGDGGPMQVGDDCTPRTLQSAVGLVWRAVILWMILLLMLTIAVWLA; the protein is encoded by the coding sequence ATGACTTTTTTCTCCGTATTGCTGGCTCTGATCATTGAACAGATACGCGCGCTGTCACCGACCAATCCGGTGTCCGCGTTGCTTCAATACCATGCGGAGTCGGCAGCGCACGGATTCGATGCCGGCAAGCAACGACATGGTCTGCTTGCGTGGCTGGTGGTCGTGGTGCCCTGGACGCTCGTGGTCGCGCTCGTCTACTACGTGCTGTATCACATTCACTTCCTGCTCGCGTTCGCGTGGAACGTCGTCGTGCTGTACTTGACGCTTGGTTTCAGGCAGTTCAGCCATTACTTCACCGATATCCATCTCGCGTTGAACAACGACGACGTGCCGCGCGCGCGCGAAATTCTCAACGAGTGGACCGGGCTCGATACCGTCGATATGCCGGTCAGCGAGATCGTGCGTCACACGCTGATTCATGCGGTGGTCGCATCGCACCGCCATGTGTTCGGCGTGTTCTTCTGGTTCCTGATTCCGTTCGGCCCCGCGGGCGCCGTGCTGTACCGGTGCGCCGAATATCTGGCGCGCGCATGGGCGCGGCCGGCCGATGATCGTACCGTGGCGTTTTCGAGCTTTGCGCAGCGCGCGTTCTTCGTGATCGACTGGGTGCCGGCGCGGCTGACATCGCTGGGTTTTGCGATCGTCGGCAATTTCGAGGATGCGATTTACGCGTGGCGCAACCACGCGAGGCAGTGGCCCAATGCGAACGACGGCGTGTTGCTCGCCGCCGGCAGTGGTGCGCTTGGCGCGCGCCTTGCCGGACCGCTCGCGGAGCCGTCGAGTCTCGACGCGCTGGCGACTGGCGACGGCGGCCCGATGCAGGTCGGCGACGACTGCACGCCACGCACGCTGCAATCGGCGGTGGGTCTCGTGTGGCGCGCGGTCATCCTGTGGATGATCCTGCTGCTGATGCTGACCATCGCGGTGTGGCTCGCTTGA